A single genomic interval of Mucilaginibacter boryungensis harbors:
- a CDS encoding DUF3037 domain-containing protein, with the protein MQGQHLFEYAVIRVVPRVEREEFINVGVVLYCADKKFLQAIYTLDTGRMKCFSTKPDMDELQEHLCMFEQVCKGSKEGGPIALLDAASRFRWLTATRSTVVQCSKVHPGLCADPLETLERLHAQLVL; encoded by the coding sequence ATGCAAGGTCAGCACTTATTTGAATATGCCGTAATACGCGTTGTGCCCAGGGTTGAACGCGAGGAGTTTATTAATGTGGGTGTGGTGTTATACTGCGCCGATAAAAAGTTTCTGCAGGCTATATATACGCTTGATACCGGCCGCATGAAGTGCTTTTCTACTAAGCCAGATATGGATGAACTACAGGAACACTTATGTATGTTTGAGCAGGTTTGCAAGGGCAGTAAGGAAGGTGGCCCTATTGCTTTGTTAGATGCGGCTTCACGTTTCAGGTGGTTAACGGCTACCCGAAGCACCGTGGTACAATGCTCTAAAGTTCATCCGGGGTTATGTGCCGATCCATTGGAAACTTTGGAACGGTTACATGCTCAGTTGGTATTATAA
- a CDS encoding HipA family kinase — MNTPPQLRTVNVTRYVTPLREGGSLPAIAEADDGFLYVLKFRGAGQGVKALIAELIGGEIARKIGFKIPELVFANLDTAFGRTEPDEEIQDLLKASVGLNLALHYLSGAITFDGAVTVVDPLLASKIVWMDCLLTNVDRTPRNTNMLTWHRELWLIDHGAALYFHHSWHNWQEQAVRPFTQVKDHVLLARASELETADAELKNILTPQVIRDIVNLIPDEWIAQEWMEEPDEVRSIYAQFLETRIASSQIFLNEAQHARSALI; from the coding sequence ATGAACACCCCGCCGCAATTACGCACAGTTAATGTAACCCGTTATGTAACGCCGCTGCGCGAAGGCGGGTCGCTGCCGGCTATTGCCGAGGCTGATGACGGTTTTTTGTACGTGCTAAAATTCCGCGGGGCAGGGCAGGGTGTTAAAGCCCTGATAGCCGAATTAATTGGGGGCGAAATAGCCCGAAAAATAGGTTTTAAAATACCTGAACTGGTATTTGCTAACCTGGATACCGCTTTTGGAAGAACCGAGCCGGATGAAGAGATACAAGACCTGTTAAAAGCCAGTGTAGGATTAAACCTGGCACTACATTATCTTTCCGGGGCTATTACTTTTGATGGGGCAGTCACCGTAGTAGATCCTTTGCTGGCATCCAAGATAGTTTGGATGGATTGCCTGCTCACTAACGTCGACCGTACGCCGCGCAATACCAATATGCTTACCTGGCACCGCGAGTTATGGCTGATAGATCATGGCGCGGCGTTGTACTTTCACCATTCGTGGCATAACTGGCAGGAACAGGCGGTACGTCCCTTTACGCAGGTAAAAGATCATGTATTATTGGCGCGGGCATCTGAACTGGAGACAGCGGATGCTGAACTAAAAAATATCTTAACACCGCAGGTGATCCGCGATATAGTAAACCTGATCCCCGATGAATGGATAGCACAGGAATGGATGGAAGAACCCGATGAAGTAAGAAGTATATATGCGCAGTTTTTAGAAACCCGTATCGCATCCTCACAAATTTTCTTAAATGAAGCACAACATGCAAGGTCAGCACTTATTTGA
- a CDS encoding oxygenase MpaB family protein, translating to MATFVKQDSIVRSIWGKADTVLFIFAGSAAEFAVNKAVDWLYFTGKLPADPLGRLFSTVAYARQIIFSDYEDAIRAIDKITAIHQGVEQARGAQIPDWAYRDVLFMLIDYSIRSFELLERQLTIQEKAEVFDVFYRVGAQMNLTGLPASYLQWELMRAEHLHHDLVSSEFTIDLYRQYKKHLGSLRYFLLKQVQILVCPPLVKKLLKLGNIPIMWPALIGYKFLRWLKLENGLKNALLPEQYKAQIIALNI from the coding sequence ATGGCAACTTTTGTAAAACAAGATAGTATAGTACGCAGCATATGGGGCAAAGCCGATACGGTATTGTTCATTTTTGCCGGTTCGGCAGCGGAATTTGCGGTGAACAAGGCAGTGGATTGGCTTTATTTTACCGGTAAACTACCTGCCGACCCTTTAGGCCGACTTTTCTCGACCGTTGCTTATGCCCGGCAAATTATTTTCTCTGACTATGAGGATGCTATCCGTGCTATTGATAAGATTACCGCCATACACCAGGGCGTGGAACAAGCCCGGGGCGCACAAATACCCGACTGGGCTTATCGCGATGTATTGTTTATGCTGATTGATTATTCTATCCGCTCGTTTGAATTACTGGAACGCCAGCTTACCATACAGGAAAAGGCAGAGGTATTTGATGTGTTTTACCGCGTAGGTGCGCAAATGAATTTAACCGGTCTGCCTGCCAGTTACCTGCAATGGGAGCTGATGCGCGCCGAACACCTGCACCATGATCTGGTAAGCAGTGAGTTCACTATCGATCTGTATCGTCAATATAAAAAGCACTTGGGTAGCTTAAGGTATTTTTTGTTGAAACAGGTGCAAATATTGGTATGCCCGCCACTGGTTAAAAAACTGCTGAAGCTAGGCAATATCCCCATAATGTGGCCCGCGTTAATTGGCTATAAATTTTTACGATGGCTAAAACTGGAAAACGGTTTAAAGAATGCGCTATTACCTGAGCAATATAAAGCGCAGATAATAGCATTAAATATATAG
- a CDS encoding ribosomal maturation YjgA family protein, whose translation MRFNILYFAITALLFIAEYFIGTYMNDAIIRPYGGDFLVVIFLYCLIKSFFKTSIKGTALLVLVWAYITETLQYFHFVDVLGWHDSKLANVILGNFFAWGDIIAYTLGIALVLILEQVRINRSIKNAYTK comes from the coding sequence ATGCGATTTAATATTTTATATTTTGCTATAACTGCCCTGCTGTTTATTGCCGAATACTTCATCGGTACTTACATGAACGATGCCATTATCCGTCCCTACGGTGGCGATTTCCTTGTGGTGATATTTCTTTACTGTTTGATTAAAAGCTTCTTTAAAACATCTATAAAAGGTACAGCACTTTTGGTTTTGGTTTGGGCTTATATAACGGAAACCCTGCAGTATTTCCATTTTGTAGATGTACTGGGCTGGCATGACTCTAAATTAGCCAACGTTATTTTAGGCAACTTTTTTGCATGGGGGGATATTATAGCTTACACCCTGGGTATCGCATTGGTTTTGATATTAGAACAAGTGCGCATTAACAGGTCCATTAAAAACGCTTATACCAAATAA
- a CDS encoding putative sensor domain DACNV-containing protein, giving the protein MLSEPSYLAARMVATKIEAHLLRHLEVALQLGEGALAVVPSVSVIESIIDVAFWASLRREEGHAPKISIAFLPPEQADKPLIFENSLRLTPQNLTKLAPAVEQPGIHLGIWYDNDSLHVWGTTHQIPGICFVLEVVEPGLLVIKHRRTDGFGKFVNIAVLRGDEIKMVDEHNISLDACPEIIESLLDMPLPSAPGGSFNILVELATAMRAHNRGGLVLIVPTGTTQWHNSVIHPISYPVNPAYTVISDLLKTTKPKRDIAWKQNLRNAIDIIGGFTAVDGATVINRDNELLAFGAKIARAELSIPVDQMIVTEPVTDATPILMHPAQNGGTRHLAAAQFVYDQRDAQAMVASVDGHFTLFAWSQQLNMVHAHRIDILLM; this is encoded by the coding sequence ATGTTATCCGAACCATCATACCTTGCTGCCCGAATGGTGGCCACTAAAATTGAAGCGCATTTGTTGCGACACCTGGAAGTTGCCTTACAGTTAGGAGAAGGCGCACTGGCGGTTGTCCCGTCAGTCTCGGTAATTGAATCCATTATTGATGTGGCCTTTTGGGCGAGCCTGCGCCGCGAGGAAGGGCATGCACCTAAAATATCCATCGCCTTTTTACCACCCGAGCAAGCCGACAAGCCCCTGATATTTGAAAACAGTTTACGGCTTACCCCGCAAAACTTAACCAAACTTGCCCCGGCCGTTGAACAGCCCGGCATACATTTGGGCATTTGGTACGACAATGATTCGCTGCATGTTTGGGGGACAACACACCAGATACCGGGCATTTGCTTTGTACTGGAAGTGGTGGAACCCGGCCTGCTGGTTATTAAGCACCGCCGTACAGATGGTTTTGGCAAATTTGTGAATATAGCCGTTTTGCGTGGCGATGAAATAAAAATGGTTGATGAGCACAACATCAGCCTAGATGCTTGCCCTGAGATCATCGAGTCGTTACTTGATATGCCGCTGCCGTCTGCCCCCGGCGGGTCATTTAATATTCTGGTGGAGCTGGCGACGGCCATGCGGGCGCATAACCGGGGTGGCCTGGTGCTGATAGTACCTACAGGCACAACCCAATGGCATAATTCGGTAATCCATCCTATCTCCTACCCGGTTAACCCGGCTTATACTGTTATATCCGACTTGCTGAAAACAACCAAACCCAAGCGCGATATAGCCTGGAAGCAGAACCTGCGCAACGCTATAGATATTATTGGCGGCTTTACCGCGGTAGATGGCGCCACGGTGATTAATCGCGATAATGAGTTATTGGCCTTCGGCGCTAAAATAGCACGTGCCGAACTAAGCATTCCTGTAGATCAAATGATAGTTACCGAACCGGTAACTGATGCCACACCTATACTTATGCACCCCGCCCAAAACGGTGGCACCCGCCATTTGGCCGCCGCCCAGTTTGTTTACGATCAGCGCGATGCCCAGGCCATGGTAGCCTCGGTTGACGGGCATTTTACGCTGTTCGCCTGGTCACAGCAATTAAATATGGTACATGCACACAGGATTGATATTTTGTTGATGTAG
- a CDS encoding DUF2130 domain-containing protein, with protein MATEVKCPSCGTAFPLEEVMAEEIKKDLRLKMQEYTAKKEQEYNLKLNEFQLKEQQQQLVFEQRLQNEKKALQLTLEENLRKSIASDFENQLVMLQKGKEDADEKLKASRQKELEFLQKEQALIQKEQELQIELQRKLQEQRELLAQEIRKQEAEKSQLKDTEHLLRQRELEKQLDDQKKLVDEMKRKAEQGSMQLQGEVQELILEEHLRNFFPFDIIGEVGKGVRGADCVQTVRNQFGQECGKIIYESKRTKVFSMEWIEKLKRDMRSMGVDVAVIVTQCYPNGMDCFGQMDGVWICSFDEVKAVAYVLRDGIIKLANQSRSQENKGDKMHLLYDYLTGSEFSEQWKAIREGYLSMKMSIQRERDAMEKMWKAREKQLEKVLLNAAHIKGSIEGIAGSDSIQLSLTDEGDDALLLE; from the coding sequence ATGGCAACAGAAGTAAAATGTCCATCGTGCGGTACAGCTTTCCCATTAGAGGAAGTAATGGCCGAAGAAATAAAGAAAGACCTGCGCCTGAAAATGCAGGAATACACAGCCAAAAAAGAACAGGAATATAACTTGAAGCTGAATGAGTTTCAGTTAAAAGAACAGCAGCAGCAATTAGTTTTTGAACAGCGCCTGCAAAACGAAAAGAAAGCCTTGCAGCTAACGCTGGAAGAAAACCTGCGCAAATCCATCGCTTCAGATTTTGAGAACCAATTGGTGATGTTGCAAAAAGGCAAAGAAGATGCGGATGAGAAGTTAAAAGCATCGCGCCAGAAAGAACTGGAGTTTTTGCAAAAAGAGCAGGCCCTGATACAAAAAGAGCAGGAACTGCAAATTGAACTGCAACGCAAATTGCAGGAACAGCGCGAGCTATTAGCCCAGGAAATACGCAAGCAGGAAGCCGAAAAATCGCAATTAAAAGATACTGAACACTTGCTGCGCCAGCGCGAACTGGAAAAACAACTGGACGACCAGAAAAAGCTGGTTGATGAGATGAAGCGTAAAGCCGAACAAGGTTCTATGCAATTACAGGGCGAGGTGCAGGAACTGATACTGGAAGAACACCTGCGCAACTTTTTCCCGTTTGATATTATTGGCGAGGTTGGCAAAGGCGTGCGCGGCGCCGACTGTGTGCAAACTGTGCGTAACCAGTTTGGGCAGGAATGTGGCAAGATTATCTACGAAAGCAAGCGCACCAAGGTGTTCAGCATGGAGTGGATAGAGAAGTTGAAACGCGATATGCGCAGCATGGGTGTGGATGTAGCAGTAATAGTTACCCAATGTTATCCGAATGGTATGGATTGCTTTGGCCAGATGGATGGGGTGTGGATATGCTCGTTTGATGAGGTGAAGGCCGTGGCCTATGTGCTGCGTGATGGTATTATCAAATTAGCCAACCAAAGCCGTTCGCAGGAAAACAAGGGTGATAAGATGCATTTGCTATACGATTATCTTACCGGCTCGGAATTCTCTGAACAATGGAAAGCCATTCGCGAGGGTTACCTAAGTATGAAAATGTCTATCCAGCGCGAACGCGATGCCATGGAGAAAATGTGGAAAGCCCGCGAAAAACAACTGGAAAAAGTGCTGCTGAATGCCGCCCACATTAAAGGCTCTATTGAAGGTATTGCCGGCAGCGATTCTATACAGTTGAGTTTGACAGATGAGGGTGATGACGCATTGTTGTTAGAATAA
- the prmA gene encoding 50S ribosomal protein L11 methyltransferase, with protein sequence MNYYELHFTTTTTEGYQQDLLINALGEIGFDTFEEVENGFKAYIPVNDFDDERIGEQLAPYREMFPFSYNIHQIPQTNWNKEWESNFEPMQIDDQIYIRATFHEAHPEFPYEIVIDPKMAFGTGHHETTTMMMQQMLSTDFEGKNVLDMGCGTGILAILASKLGAERVTAIDYDAICFESTIENSALNNIENITPLCGSKEAIPVDEYDIILANINRNILLDQIPTYSEVLRDGGEIYFSGFYEAIDLDMITAAAGKYGMQYVSHLKMKDWVAAKFIKK encoded by the coding sequence ATGAATTACTACGAACTGCATTTTACCACAACCACTACCGAAGGCTACCAGCAGGATCTATTGATCAACGCCCTGGGCGAAATTGGCTTTGATACATTTGAAGAAGTTGAAAACGGGTTTAAAGCCTATATCCCTGTTAATGATTTTGATGACGAACGCATCGGCGAGCAATTAGCGCCCTATCGCGAGATGTTCCCGTTTAGTTATAATATACACCAAATACCACAAACAAACTGGAATAAGGAGTGGGAAAGTAATTTTGAACCCATGCAGATTGATGATCAGATTTACATACGGGCAACTTTCCATGAAGCGCACCCGGAATTTCCGTACGAAATTGTGATCGATCCTAAAATGGCTTTTGGTACCGGCCATCACGAAACTACTACAATGATGATGCAGCAAATGCTGAGTACTGATTTTGAAGGTAAAAACGTGCTGGATATGGGTTGCGGTACAGGCATATTAGCTATATTGGCTTCAAAGCTGGGCGCTGAGCGTGTTACAGCAATTGATTACGATGCGATTTGTTTTGAAAGCACTATCGAAAATTCGGCACTTAACAACATAGAAAATATCACCCCGCTTTGCGGTTCTAAAGAAGCTATACCTGTTGATGAGTATGATATTATCTTGGCTAATATTAACCGTAATATCTTATTAGATCAAATTCCTACTTACAGCGAAGTTTTACGCGATGGCGGCGAAATATACTTCAGTGGTTTTTATGAAGCTATAGACCTTGATATGATAACCGCTGCTGCCGGTAAATATGGTATGCAATATGTTAGTCACTTAAAAATGAAAGATTGGGTAGCGGCAAAGTTTATTAAAAAGTAA